In a single window of the Litorilinea aerophila genome:
- a CDS encoding ABC transporter permease: MELAVRKRRSPAADVVRRFARNRLAVAGLIIVVFLLFTAICAPLLAPMDPAQQHLADKRMPPGPKYWLGADEFGRDILSRLIYGSRVALYVACVAVAIALVFGVFIGLVAGFAGGLVDGVLMRCIDVLLSFPYLLLAIAVVSTLGTGVQNTTLAVGIWAMPAFARITRSQVLSVKNREYITAARSVGVPMVRLVWSHVLPNAIPPVVVFATLYMASAILLEAALSFLGLGVQPPDPSWGLMVASGRDFLRVAPHIATIPGVAIMLAVLGFNLMGDGLRDALDPTLRGQV, encoded by the coding sequence ATGGAACTGGCAGTCCGAAAACGACGTTCGCCGGCTGCGGATGTGGTGCGCCGCTTTGCGCGCAACCGCCTGGCCGTGGCCGGCCTGATCATTGTGGTCTTTCTCTTGTTTACGGCCATCTGCGCGCCGTTGCTGGCGCCCATGGATCCGGCCCAGCAGCACCTGGCCGACAAGCGCATGCCCCCCGGCCCCAAGTACTGGCTGGGCGCGGACGAATTCGGCCGGGACATCCTGAGCCGTCTGATTTACGGCAGCCGGGTAGCCCTCTACGTGGCCTGCGTGGCCGTGGCCATCGCGCTGGTCTTCGGCGTGTTCATCGGCCTGGTGGCCGGCTTCGCCGGCGGCCTGGTGGATGGGGTGCTCATGCGCTGCATCGACGTGCTGCTCTCCTTCCCCTACCTCCTGCTGGCCATTGCGGTGGTCTCCACCCTGGGCACAGGGGTTCAGAACACCACCCTGGCCGTGGGCATCTGGGCCATGCCGGCCTTTGCCCGCATCACCCGCAGCCAGGTGCTGAGCGTGAAAAATCGGGAGTACATCACCGCCGCCCGCTCGGTGGGCGTCCCCATGGTACGGCTGGTGTGGAGCCACGTCCTGCCCAACGCCATTCCGCCAGTGGTGGTCTTCGCCACCCTCTACATGGCCAGCGCCATCCTCCTGGAGGCGGCCCTGAGCTTCCTGGGCCTGGGCGTCCAGCCGCCGGACCCCTCCTGGGGGCTCATGGTGGCCAGCGGGCGGGACTTCCTGCGGGTGGCCCCCCACATCGCCACCATCCCCGGCGTGGCCATCATGCTGGCCGTCCTGGGCTTCAACCTGATGGGCGACGGCCTGCGAGATGCCCTGGACCCCACTCTCCGGGGGCAGGTGTAG
- a CDS encoding ABC transporter permease — protein MTRYVVARLLGMIPVLLGIVFVTMLTLDLIPGDPVALMLGDNARPEEVAALRAKLGLDQPLAVRYVRYLGNVLQGDLGRSILSNRPVLDEIADVWPKTLQLTVAAMVLAVLLGLTTGVISAVRPGGLLDALVRLLALIGLSMPVFWLGLVLLYVFAYYFRLFPVGGSGTWRHLVLPSIALAAPSIAIVSRMTRSSMLEILREDYVRTAWAKGLGERLVLVRHVLRNALIPIITVIGLQFGQLMGGAVLTETVFAWPGLGRLIVLAIFARDYILLQGSVLVFALSFVVINAAVDISYAYLDPRTRSL, from the coding sequence ATGACCCGTTACGTCGTCGCTCGCCTTTTGGGCATGATCCCCGTCCTGTTGGGGATCGTCTTCGTGACCATGCTCACCCTGGACCTGATTCCGGGCGACCCGGTGGCCCTCATGCTGGGGGACAACGCACGGCCAGAGGAGGTGGCCGCCCTGCGCGCCAAGTTGGGGCTGGATCAGCCCCTGGCCGTGCGCTACGTCCGCTACCTGGGCAATGTCCTCCAGGGGGACCTGGGGCGCTCCATCCTTTCGAATCGGCCTGTCCTGGACGAAATCGCCGATGTCTGGCCCAAGACCCTGCAGTTGACCGTGGCAGCCATGGTGCTGGCCGTCCTTCTGGGGTTGACCACCGGGGTGATCTCCGCGGTGCGCCCGGGCGGACTGCTGGATGCGCTGGTCCGGCTGCTGGCCCTGATCGGCCTCTCCATGCCGGTCTTCTGGCTGGGGCTGGTCCTGCTCTACGTCTTCGCCTACTACTTCCGCCTCTTTCCGGTGGGGGGCTCGGGGACCTGGCGCCATCTGGTCCTACCCTCCATCGCCCTGGCCGCACCCAGCATCGCCATCGTCTCCCGCATGACCCGCTCGTCCATGTTGGAGATCCTGCGGGAGGACTACGTACGCACCGCCTGGGCCAAAGGCCTGGGGGAGCGGCTGGTGCTGGTCCGGCATGTACTGCGCAACGCGCTCATTCCCATCATCACCGTCATCGGCCTCCAGTTTGGCCAGCTCATGGGCGGCGCCGTGCTCACCGAGACGGTCTTCGCCTGGCCCGGCCTGGGACGGCTCATCGTCCTGGCCATCTTCGCCCGGGACTACATCCTCCTCCAGGGGAGTGTCCTGGTCTTCGCCCTGAGCTTTGTGGTGATCAACGCCGCTGTCGATATCTCCTACGCCTACCTGGACCCGCGTACCCGGTCCCTGTAG
- a CDS encoding M28 family peptidase, producing MNTHNPVDENQLLAQISRERLWETNSTIARWNRHSGTDEEREAFRYVQGLLDEYGLQTTLLEHPALISYPLDASLTLLDDAGAPLATIPCLGTAYSATVEGLEAEVVDLGFGTPEDYARQDVRGKIVLLNGLATPTAVYAAEQAGAIGQIFINDDHLHYMIVSSIWGTPTPASAERIPRTPSVSVVERDGHELRRRIAENSGAGGVRVRLTSHVFMDWQQTPLLVADLPGQNADEFVLFSGHLDSWEVGAMDNGSANATMLEVARILAQHRDVLYRGLRLCFWSGHSHGRYSGSTWYADHFWEELHDHCVAHVNIDSTGARGATFYGSFPAHQELGPFGEAVVREQTGQETHARPMSRAGDMSFNGIGIPALFMSLSQVPFSDQDTDYVSLAFGKLIGGKMPWWWHTSEDTLDKIDLDVLELDTRIYLLTLWRLCHRPLLPMDFRPAVAAILETLTRLQAEAGAHLDLQVALERAQALAARAEELAQRCALVAPEDLATIQVLNTRMKAFSRSLIPILYTGAGRFDHDPAWGLPPIPLLADAPRLARMDPDSDEYHFLRTQLVRNRNAVNMALREALERTSLPPLNPER from the coding sequence ATGAACACACACAACCCGGTCGACGAAAACCAACTCCTGGCCCAGATCTCCCGGGAGCGCCTCTGGGAGACCAACAGCACCATCGCCCGATGGAATCGCCATTCCGGCACCGACGAGGAGCGAGAGGCCTTCCGCTACGTCCAGGGCCTGCTGGACGAGTACGGACTGCAGACCACCCTGCTGGAGCATCCCGCGCTCATCAGTTACCCCCTGGACGCGTCGTTGACCCTCCTGGATGATGCGGGAGCTCCCCTGGCCACCATCCCCTGCCTGGGCACCGCCTACAGCGCCACGGTGGAAGGCCTGGAAGCCGAGGTGGTGGACCTGGGCTTCGGCACGCCGGAGGACTACGCCCGCCAGGATGTCCGGGGCAAGATCGTCCTGCTCAACGGCCTGGCTACCCCCACCGCGGTCTATGCCGCGGAGCAGGCCGGCGCCATCGGGCAGATCTTCATCAACGACGACCACCTCCACTACATGATCGTGAGCAGCATCTGGGGGACGCCTACCCCCGCCTCGGCGGAACGCATTCCCCGCACGCCGTCGGTCTCGGTGGTGGAGCGGGACGGCCACGAGCTGCGCCGCCGTATCGCCGAGAATTCGGGCGCGGGGGGCGTTCGGGTCCGGCTCACCAGCCACGTGTTCATGGACTGGCAGCAGACGCCCCTGCTGGTGGCCGATCTGCCCGGCCAGAACGCCGACGAGTTTGTGCTCTTCAGCGGCCACCTGGATTCGTGGGAGGTGGGCGCCATGGACAACGGCAGCGCCAACGCCACCATGCTGGAGGTGGCCCGCATCCTGGCCCAACATCGGGATGTCCTCTACCGGGGGCTGCGCCTCTGCTTCTGGAGCGGCCACAGCCACGGGCGCTATTCCGGCTCCACCTGGTACGCAGATCACTTCTGGGAGGAGCTCCACGACCACTGCGTGGCCCACGTGAACATCGACTCCACCGGTGCGCGGGGCGCCACCTTCTACGGCAGCTTCCCTGCCCACCAGGAGCTGGGCCCCTTCGGCGAGGCGGTGGTGCGGGAGCAGACGGGCCAGGAGACCCATGCCCGCCCCATGAGCCGGGCTGGCGACATGAGCTTCAACGGCATCGGCATCCCGGCCCTCTTCATGAGCCTGAGCCAGGTGCCCTTCAGCGACCAGGACACCGACTACGTCTCCCTGGCCTTCGGCAAGCTCATCGGCGGCAAAATGCCCTGGTGGTGGCACACCAGCGAGGACACCCTGGACAAGATCGACCTGGATGTCCTGGAGTTGGACACCCGCATCTACCTGCTCACCCTGTGGCGGCTCTGCCATCGCCCCCTGCTGCCCATGGACTTCCGCCCCGCGGTGGCAGCCATCCTGGAGACCCTCACCCGCCTTCAGGCGGAGGCCGGCGCGCACCTGGACCTGCAGGTGGCGCTGGAACGGGCCCAGGCCCTGGCTGCCCGGGCCGAGGAGCTGGCCCAGCGCTGCGCCCTGGTGGCGCCGGAGGATCTGGCGACCATTCAGGTCCTGAACACCCGGATGAAGGCCTTCTCTCGCTCGCTGATCCCCATCCTCTACACCGGTGCCGGCCGCTTCGACCATGACCCGGCCTGGGGCCTGCCGCCCATCCCCCTCCTGGCCGATGCGCCCCGGCTGGCCCGAATGGATCCGGACAGCGACGAGTACCATTTCCTGCGCACCCAACTGGTGCGCAATCGCAATGCGGTGAACATGGCCCTGCGAGAGGCGCTGGAGCGTACCAGCCTGCCGCCCCTCAACCCAGAGCGATGA
- a CDS encoding M20/M25/M40 family metallo-hydrolase — translation MQEIFDYIDAHAQEYIGRLQALCRQPSIAAQGVGMAETAAMVQQMLTDVGATARLIPTDGYPVVYGELPGRGPRTLLLYNHYDVQPPEPLALWTHEPFGAEIADGRIWARGVADNKGNLVARLCAVDAWRQVRGELPLTLKFVFEGEEEIGSPHLGAFAEAHHTLFQADGCIWESGYKDLQGRLQVSLGCKGITYVELRARGANRDLHSSNAAIVPNPVWRLVWALQTLKTPDERIAIDGFYDDVRGPSPRDRELLAAWDFPAEAFRQSLEIPAFLRDATDEQVKEDLLFQPTCNICGIQAGYTGEGSKTVLPNYAFCKLDFRLVPDQRNERVLALLREHLDRHGFSDIEVVDLHGEDPARTDPDHPLVQAVVRAAQVVYAAPPQLLPSMAGTGPMYHLCQRWGIGAVGSGVGHADSRNHAPDENIFVDDFIQGIKHMAQVFQEFAAS, via the coding sequence ATGCAAGAGATCTTCGACTACATCGACGCCCACGCCCAGGAGTACATTGGCCGGCTCCAGGCCCTCTGCCGGCAGCCCTCCATCGCGGCCCAAGGTGTGGGCATGGCTGAAACCGCGGCCATGGTCCAGCAGATGTTGACCGACGTGGGCGCGACGGCCCGCCTCATCCCCACCGACGGCTACCCCGTGGTCTACGGTGAACTGCCTGGCCGGGGCCCCCGGACCCTGCTGCTCTACAACCACTACGATGTCCAGCCACCCGAGCCCCTGGCGCTCTGGACCCACGAGCCCTTCGGCGCCGAGATCGCCGACGGCCGCATCTGGGCCCGGGGTGTGGCCGACAACAAGGGAAACCTGGTGGCCCGCCTCTGCGCGGTGGATGCGTGGCGCCAGGTACGGGGGGAGTTGCCCCTGACCTTGAAATTTGTCTTCGAAGGGGAAGAGGAGATCGGCAGCCCTCACCTGGGCGCCTTCGCCGAAGCCCATCACACCCTGTTCCAGGCCGACGGCTGCATCTGGGAGTCCGGCTACAAGGACCTGCAGGGCCGGCTCCAGGTCTCCCTGGGCTGCAAGGGCATCACCTACGTGGAGCTGCGCGCGCGAGGGGCCAACCGGGACCTCCACTCCTCCAACGCGGCCATCGTCCCCAACCCGGTCTGGCGGCTGGTCTGGGCCCTGCAGACCCTGAAGACACCCGATGAGCGCATCGCCATCGACGGCTTCTACGATGACGTGCGCGGGCCCTCGCCCCGCGATCGGGAGCTGCTGGCCGCGTGGGATTTCCCGGCCGAGGCCTTCCGCCAGTCCCTGGAGATTCCTGCCTTCCTCCGGGACGCGACGGACGAGCAGGTCAAGGAGGATCTGCTCTTCCAGCCCACCTGCAACATCTGCGGCATCCAGGCAGGCTACACCGGCGAAGGATCCAAGACGGTCCTGCCCAACTACGCCTTCTGCAAGCTGGATTTTCGCCTGGTGCCGGACCAGCGCAACGAGCGGGTGTTGGCCCTGCTGCGGGAGCACCTGGACCGCCATGGCTTCTCCGACATCGAGGTGGTGGATCTTCACGGAGAAGACCCGGCCCGAACCGACCCGGATCATCCTCTGGTACAGGCGGTGGTCCGCGCGGCCCAGGTGGTCTACGCGGCGCCGCCCCAGCTCCTGCCCAGCATGGCCGGCACCGGCCCCATGTACCATCTGTGCCAGCGCTGGGGGATCGGCGCGGTGGGCTCTGGCGTGGGCCACGCCGACTCCCGCAACCACGCGCCGGACGAGAACATCTTCGTGGACGATTTCATCCAGGGCATCAAACACATGGCCCAGGTCTTCCAGGAATTTGCCGCGTCGTAG
- a CDS encoding ABC transporter substrate-binding protein, whose protein sequence is MKSQQSNRLRSLSIALLLLAALVMSACAAPAQAPAGETGAPAEAAQPAAPAEAATGGTLIIARPTDAVGLDPKVETTSPGNWVMSNIYENLVKLDTDMTFKPALAERWEQLEPTRWRFYLRQGVKFHDGTDFTADAVKFSIERIKNPDDPGRSASNLRPIVAVEVVDDYTVDIVTDGPYGPLLNIMSLVYATGIVSPAAVEQYGEDFTRNPVGTGPFKFVEWKTNDQIVIERFDDYWGEKAKLDRVIYRVVPEESARMLALDTGEVQMVMAPAPSQLDIYRDDPNFTVHETPGVRVIFFGMMTARAPLDDVRVRQALNYGFDRQAVLDNIVEGAGYLPTAYISPPVFGWTDTSEYFAYDPEKAASLLEEAGWVDTDGDGIRDKDGQPLSLLHYSPRGRYLKDAEVGEAFQAAMRELGVDVKLEILEWGTLFEQLRQPNFPADLFTLGWSTATGDADYTLGPLFGSNSIPPAGWNSFEYKNPTFDELVAKAGTSTDQEERAQLYAEALKILAADAVVVPVFNTKETIVTSANVQGFAIHPIDYYLWLGEVSLAQ, encoded by the coding sequence ATGAAATCACAGCAATCGAATCGCCTGCGATCCCTGTCTATTGCGCTCTTGTTGTTGGCGGCCCTGGTGATGAGCGCCTGCGCCGCGCCAGCCCAGGCACCTGCCGGGGAGACCGGCGCCCCCGCCGAAGCGGCCCAGCCCGCCGCCCCGGCGGAAGCGGCCACGGGCGGCACCCTGATCATCGCCCGCCCCACGGACGCCGTCGGCCTGGACCCCAAGGTGGAGACCACCTCCCCGGGCAACTGGGTCATGTCTAACATCTACGAGAATCTGGTCAAGCTGGATACCGACATGACCTTCAAGCCGGCCCTGGCGGAGCGGTGGGAACAACTGGAGCCCACCCGCTGGCGCTTCTATCTGCGTCAGGGTGTGAAGTTCCACGACGGCACCGACTTCACCGCGGATGCGGTCAAGTTCAGCATCGAGCGCATCAAGAACCCGGACGACCCGGGCCGTTCCGCCAGTAACCTGCGGCCCATCGTCGCGGTGGAGGTGGTGGATGACTACACCGTGGACATCGTCACCGACGGGCCGTACGGTCCCCTGCTGAACATCATGTCCCTGGTCTACGCCACCGGCATCGTCAGCCCCGCCGCGGTGGAGCAGTACGGCGAGGACTTCACCCGTAACCCGGTGGGTACCGGCCCCTTCAAGTTCGTGGAATGGAAGACCAACGACCAGATCGTCATTGAGCGCTTCGACGACTACTGGGGCGAGAAGGCCAAGCTGGATCGGGTCATCTACCGGGTGGTGCCCGAGGAGAGCGCCCGCATGCTGGCCCTGGACACCGGCGAAGTCCAGATGGTCATGGCCCCCGCGCCTTCCCAGCTGGACATCTACCGGGACGACCCCAACTTCACCGTCCACGAAACCCCGGGTGTGCGGGTCATCTTCTTCGGCATGATGACGGCCCGGGCGCCCCTGGACGACGTGCGGGTGCGCCAGGCGCTGAACTACGGTTTTGACCGCCAGGCCGTGCTGGACAACATCGTGGAAGGTGCCGGCTACCTGCCCACCGCCTACATCTCGCCGCCCGTCTTCGGCTGGACCGACACCAGCGAGTATTTCGCCTACGATCCGGAGAAGGCGGCCAGCCTGCTGGAGGAAGCCGGCTGGGTGGACACCGACGGCGACGGCATCCGGGACAAGGATGGCCAGCCCCTCTCCCTGCTCCACTACAGCCCCCGGGGCCGCTACCTCAAGGACGCTGAGGTGGGCGAGGCCTTCCAGGCCGCCATGCGGGAGCTGGGCGTGGACGTGAAGCTGGAGATCCTGGAGTGGGGTACCCTCTTCGAGCAGCTGCGCCAGCCCAACTTCCCGGCGGATCTCTTCACCCTGGGCTGGTCCACCGCCACCGGCGACGCGGACTACACCCTGGGGCCGCTCTTCGGCTCCAACAGCATTCCGCCGGCCGGCTGGAACTCCTTTGAGTACAAAAACCCCACCTTCGATGAGCTGGTGGCCAAAGCCGGCACCTCCACCGACCAGGAGGAGCGGGCCCAGCTCTATGCCGAGGCGCTGAAGATCCTGGCCGCGGACGCAGTGGTGGTGCCCGTCTTCAACACCAAGGAGACCATCGTCACCAGCGCCAACGTCCAGGGCTTTGCCATCCACCCCATCGACTACTACCTGTGGCTGGGCGAGGTGTCGTTGGCCCAGTAG
- a CDS encoding ketopantoate reductase family protein, which translates to MTRYTVVGAGAIGGTIGAYMVRGGLDVLFVDAAAEHVAAINRQGLTIRGYQETFTVPAQAVTPDQMPDQLGAVILAVKAPATRAAMAAIAPRLAPDGFVVSAQNGLNELIIAEMVGQERTIGCFINFSADYLEPGLIHFGGPGAFYIGELNGAITPRLERLQADLGHWGGGPVRMTDNIWGYLWGKQAYGAMLFATALTNETMADAIDQYRPLMVALAREILAVAQAEGVTPLGFDGFEPQVLQTGDADAVAASLDRLVAVRRRDQKTHSGVWRDLAVRKRRTEVDEHFPPILERARRHGLDAPILARMVEMIHEVEEGQRPLARENLDELTTLVS; encoded by the coding sequence ATGACTCGATATACTGTGGTGGGTGCGGGGGCCATCGGCGGCACCATCGGCGCGTACATGGTCCGGGGCGGCCTGGACGTGCTCTTTGTGGACGCGGCCGCGGAGCATGTGGCCGCCATCAACCGCCAGGGATTGACCATCCGCGGCTACCAGGAGACCTTCACGGTGCCGGCCCAGGCTGTGACCCCGGACCAGATGCCGGACCAACTGGGTGCCGTGATCCTGGCGGTGAAGGCGCCGGCCACCCGGGCCGCCATGGCCGCCATCGCGCCCCGCCTGGCCCCGGACGGCTTCGTGGTCTCGGCGCAAAATGGCCTCAACGAGCTGATCATCGCCGAGATGGTGGGCCAGGAGCGCACCATCGGCTGCTTCATCAACTTCTCGGCGGACTACCTGGAGCCCGGCCTGATCCACTTCGGCGGGCCCGGCGCCTTCTACATCGGCGAGCTGAACGGCGCCATCACGCCCCGGCTGGAGCGCCTGCAGGCAGACCTGGGCCACTGGGGCGGCGGCCCGGTCCGCATGACCGACAACATCTGGGGCTACCTCTGGGGCAAGCAGGCTTATGGCGCCATGCTCTTCGCCACCGCGCTCACCAACGAGACCATGGCCGACGCCATCGACCAGTATCGGCCGCTGATGGTCGCCCTGGCCCGGGAGATACTGGCCGTGGCCCAGGCCGAAGGGGTGACGCCCCTGGGCTTCGACGGCTTCGAGCCCCAGGTGTTGCAGACAGGGGACGCCGACGCGGTGGCCGCGTCCCTGGACCGCCTGGTGGCCGTGCGCCGCCGGGATCAGAAGACCCACAGCGGCGTCTGGCGGGATCTGGCCGTGCGCAAGCGTCGCACCGAGGTGGACGAACACTTCCCGCCCATCCTGGAACGGGCACGTCGCCACGGCCTGGACGCGCCCATCCTGGCCCGCATGGTAGAGATGATCCACGAAGTGGAGGAGGGCCAACGCCCCCTGGCCCGGGAAAACCTGGACGAGCTGACCACCCTCGTCTCCTGA
- a CDS encoding zinc-ribbon domain-containing protein, giving the protein MKCPHCHTDNPAGSRFCNHCGEPLPASPTPPAAAPESGLSAPAAGPPPEPAGSRGSLPVRLLALVAVALVLVVIGWLLFSRQQRQRELAFQATATHVAAQATSQAAAEQEAAALATRSAQGTATQAAAAATAAFAPTATQAALAVRYARGVEAAEAGDWVTALAELRAVFEVDPDYQDVAARLAQVIAWLTATPSPTADALPTQPSTGGAGPLPPTATFTPPPEQAPPTATPSPLPGTGGEGATTVSPPQATTPAPTATPVPPTPTWTPRPTDTPAPTVTPIPPTATFTPRPGDTPTPTATGTAPGEATQTATPAPTLTPTQAATATVLPTATPSPEASSTGAPEGAGTAAPTETATAMPSPTATATATPPPTETATPLPSPTATATATSPPTETATPLPSPTATATATLPPTETATPLPSPTATATATPPVSWPPLTVTGTVTATILPTDTVSTWHLTATVSVTVSPTVAGVFTATVAPLGSAGPEAAIAITGTGSLGAAVLPPPGAPAPIHGGLAVTVAIPSLPPLAFTSAITATASSTQTASFVAGLAPSAMPTATLTLAGTASATAHATNTARLSLTLSPVAGSAPGELPPFLAPLATPDLTIQLAATVSVTAADSTFFLFPGPSVR; this is encoded by the coding sequence GTGAAATGTCCCCATTGTCACACCGATAATCCGGCCGGGAGCCGCTTTTGCAACCACTGCGGCGAACCCTTGCCCGCCTCCCCGACGCCACCGGCGGCTGCCCCAGAGTCGGGGTTGTCCGCTCCGGCTGCCGGACCGCCACCGGAACCTGCCGGCAGCCGGGGTTCCCTGCCCGTGCGCCTGCTGGCGCTGGTGGCCGTGGCCCTGGTCCTGGTGGTGATCGGCTGGCTGCTCTTCAGCCGCCAGCAACGGCAGCGGGAGCTGGCCTTCCAGGCCACGGCCACCCATGTGGCAGCCCAGGCGACCAGCCAGGCGGCGGCCGAACAGGAGGCAGCGGCCCTGGCCACCCGCTCGGCCCAGGGCACAGCGACCCAGGCGGCCGCGGCTGCCACGGCTGCCTTCGCCCCCACGGCCACCCAGGCTGCGCTGGCTGTCCGCTACGCCCGGGGCGTGGAGGCCGCCGAGGCAGGTGACTGGGTCACGGCCCTGGCAGAGCTCCGGGCCGTCTTTGAGGTGGATCCCGACTATCAGGATGTGGCCGCGCGGCTGGCCCAGGTGATCGCATGGCTGACGGCCACCCCGTCCCCCACGGCAGATGCGCTCCCCACCCAGCCATCCACCGGGGGCGCCGGGCCCCTTCCGCCCACGGCCACCTTCACCCCGCCCCCGGAACAGGCTCCGCCCACCGCCACACCGTCGCCCCTCCCCGGAACGGGCGGCGAAGGGGCTACCACTGTAAGCCCGCCCCAGGCGACCACCCCCGCGCCGACCGCCACCCCGGTCCCCCCCACGCCGACCTGGACGCCACGCCCCACCGATACGCCGGCCCCCACGGTGACACCGATCCCTCCGACGGCCACCTTTACCCCGCGGCCCGGCGATACGCCGACGCCCACCGCCACCGGGACCGCACCGGGCGAGGCCACCCAGACGGCGACACCGGCACCCACCCTGACACCAACCCAGGCGGCGACGGCCACTGTACTCCCAACTGCGACCCCATCCCCGGAGGCATCTTCCACCGGGGCACCCGAAGGAGCGGGGACCGCCGCGCCCACGGAGACGGCCACCGCCATGCCGTCACCCACCGCAACCGCTACAGCTACGCCGCCACCCACGGAGACGGCCACGCCGCTACCGTCACCCACCGCAACCGCAACAGCTACGTCGCCCCCCACGGAGACGGCCACGCCGCTACCGTCACCCACCGCAACCGCCACGGCCACGCTGCCGCCCACGGAGACGGCCACGCCGCTACCGTCACCCACCGCAACCGCCACGGCCACGCCGCCGGTTTCCTGGCCGCCCCTCACGGTGACCGGCACGGTGACCGCCACCATCCTGCCCACCGACACCGTCTCCACCTGGCACCTGACGGCCACCGTCTCGGTAACCGTCTCCCCCACGGTGGCCGGTGTCTTCACCGCCACCGTGGCGCCCCTGGGGTCCGCCGGGCCTGAAGCCGCCATCGCCATCACCGGCACCGGGAGCCTGGGGGCCGCCGTTCTCCCGCCCCCTGGAGCCCCCGCCCCGATCCACGGCGGGCTGGCGGTCACGGTAGCCATCCCGTCGCTGCCTCCCCTGGCCTTCACCAGCGCCATCACCGCCACCGCGAGCTCCACCCAAACCGCGTCCTTCGTAGCCGGGCTTGCCCCCAGCGCCATGCCCACGGCGACCCTTACCCTGGCCGGTACGGCCTCTGCCACGGCCCACGCGACCAACACGGCCCGGCTCAGCCTCACCCTGTCACCTGTTGCCGGGTCCGCGCCCGGGGAGCTTCCGCCGTTCCTGGCGCCGCTGGCCACGCCTGACCTGACCATCCAGCTGGCGGCCACCGTCTCGGTGACCGCTGCCGATTCTACTTTTTTCCTATTCCCAGGGCCATCCGTGCGTTGA
- a CDS encoding alpha/beta fold hydrolase, producing the protein MASSWGQASPRGRPRKQRPDPRLEPGHSSPEAPCALAWRQPGADRAWRGVVLVIHGLNLKPERMDGLVAELLAMDMAVLRLSLRGHGRNYVPRPGWSPARARLASFQAVNYGLWRAETYAAFCICRNVSQMAHVPLYLVAFSLGGLLACELAASGLVRFDGMVLLAPALRIRSWCRILQPVTPFPKLVIPSLSPPYYRANPGTPMAAYGALYQGLARLDRLLPGNPPGLQVPTLLWVDPDDEFVSYRGLRALQATSACRRWKLVPVQKSARAFPAYHHLIVDPAAVGGATWTAMVAQMRAHLLGRA; encoded by the coding sequence TTGGCCAGCTCCTGGGGCCAGGCCTCGCCCAGAGGGCGCCCGCGGAAACAGCGCCCTGACCCGCGCCTGGAGCCGGGCCACAGTTCCCCGGAAGCGCCCTGTGCGCTGGCGTGGCGCCAGCCGGGGGCTGACCGGGCGTGGCGGGGTGTGGTCCTGGTCATCCACGGGCTCAACCTGAAACCGGAGCGCATGGATGGGCTGGTGGCCGAACTCCTGGCCATGGACATGGCCGTGTTGCGCCTCTCCCTGCGGGGGCATGGCCGAAATTACGTGCCTCGTCCTGGGTGGAGTCCGGCCCGGGCACGGCTGGCATCCTTTCAGGCTGTGAACTATGGGCTATGGCGTGCAGAGACCTATGCGGCGTTCTGTATCTGTCGTAACGTCTCTCAGATGGCCCATGTTCCCCTGTATTTGGTGGCTTTTTCCCTGGGGGGATTGCTGGCCTGTGAATTGGCGGCCTCGGGGCTGGTCCGCTTTGATGGCATGGTGTTGCTGGCGCCGGCGCTGCGTATCCGTTCCTGGTGTCGCATTTTACAACCCGTGACCCCCTTTCCCAAACTGGTGATCCCCAGCCTGTCTCCGCCCTACTACCGGGCGAACCCGGGGACACCCATGGCGGCCTATGGCGCGCTCTACCAGGGGCTGGCCCGGCTGGATCGGCTGCTGCCGGGAAATCCGCCCGGCCTGCAGGTGCCCACCCTGCTGTGGGTGGATCCGGATGATGAATTTGTCTCCTATCGCGGGCTGCGGGCCCTCCAGGCTACGTCGGCCTGCCGCCGGTGGAAGCTGGTACCCGTGCAGAAATCCGCGAGGGCCTTTCCGGCCTATCACCACCTGATCGTCGATCCCGCCGCCGTGGGTGGGGCCACCTGGACGGCCATGGTCGCCCAGATGCGCGCCCATCTGCTGGGGCGGGCTTGA